The DNA window CCTAGTGGACATCAACCAAAACACGTTCTCTATCTTATTTGTATGCGAGTGATTCAAAATATAAATCTAGCCCTTTTTATTTTATAAAAAGTTCTACTTCTTTGATTTTCATACATAATAAGTATATAAACAATCTTAACACCCCCCCCCAAATTTCCATTCCTAAATTACACAATCAAACTTTGAAGGCTTTATCAGCACAAATTTTAAGAATAAGTATAGACAGTCTCATGCATTATTACGACTTAATAGACAACCTATAGATTGTGTGCTTTTAAGTTATCTCGTAGCAATTGCACAGTCTCTTAATTTATGCATAGAAAAAAGAATGGTATGAGTTGAATGGCAACGAGAACTCATACAATGGTGTGCTAGGAATCTGGGAGTTCTAAATTTTAGATTATGAGGTTGTTGCTTCAACGAAACGACCAATTTTTTCTCTCACCCCATTCTCTCTCTTCCACATCATCAAATACTTTACGTAAAATTATATGAGACAATCAGGAAGAATATTACGATATACTTGCTCTAAGATGGGTTGTTTACTTACCACTCAGTTATTGGTTTATACAAGCCACATCCAAATTATGTGAACATATACttcttttttctaaaaaaaaaagaagttgCATGTATCTAGATCAAAGGCGTTGCAAAATTATGGTAGTTTTAGAGGAGTTCAACAGAACTTTTAATTGTACTAATTCTATCTAGAAGTTACAACAAAAGGAATTACCATAAATTAATATAACTTAACCACAACTGTAAGAATAAATTGACTGTAACCAGAGATCCAAAGTGCTAGATCTTAAACGCATCTGAAATTTATTTCCTTCGCTTCGGTTCATGCTACtcaggaagaagaaagaagaatcCTGTTCCAAAagtttatttatttttttcaaaGAATTCCTGAAATTGGTGGTTAAGTTATCTTCATGAGAGTGCCTAGCTAAGTGCAGGGTTAAACGATGGCCCGCCGGATTGATGACCTCACCTGTGACCGGAGGCGGTCGTTGTCGGCCAGAAGCGCGTCGCGGCCGGCGAGGAGCTCGTCGTGGGCGGCCCTGAGGCGGTCGAAGTCCTGCTCAAGCTGCTTGGCCTTCCAGCGCGCGCGGCGGTTCTGGAACCACACGGCCACCTGCCGCGGCGCGATACCCAGCCTCCGCGCCAGCTCGCTCTTCCGCTCGGGCTCCAGCTTCCGCTTCTCCTCCTCGAAGCTCAGCTCCAGCTCCCGAACCTGCTCCGCCGTCAGCCGGCGCTTCGTCCGCTCCTGCGGCCCACCGTGCAGCTCGTAGTCGAAGCCGGCCAGCTCATCGTCTCCGAGCTCGAGCTGGAGCTGCAGCTCCTCGTGCGCCGTTAGCTGGAACGGCCGCTTGCGCCGCCAGCCGTCCGCCGCCCCGGCGGCCCCCACCACCGGCGCGCCTGCAGACTAGGACATAAGCAACGGGTATATTCCACGAACTAGGTAGCGCCTGCTATCACGATTACTGACCTCgaaggaagccgccgccgccgccaaagaGAAACACCTGtgcgccgccttcgccggcgGCGCGGAATGGCACCGCGGAGCTGATCATGTTGCGCCCGGGGTCCATGTTGTATGTGCCAATTTTACTAACAACGAAGTAAAGAAACAACGTATCTTTGATTCTTTGTACGCGCACACTCACGTGTATCGGTGTACGTATGTAtgctcctccacctcctctAGAAACtcggaggtcgccggcggccggagctAGCCTGATCAGAAGGAGGTCGCGGCGGCCGGGAACTTGTGGCGGAAGAAGCTGGTGCTCCAGGGCGCGCGCGTCGAGGACTTGGTGGGGTACAGCGTGAACGCCATGGCGCCGACGCCGGGGAAGGGCGTAGGCTTCGCCACCGCAAGTTTTGTGCGACGACACACACGCGGTGGCCGGAGAAGCTTGCCGGCGGTGTCGTCCACGAGTTTGATGATGAGACGCGGACCCAGTGGATTGAGGGCTGGAAGAAGGGGGATCGTCTTCAGTGGCGGGAATTTGTGAGGAAACCGGGTAAACTCTGAAGCTTGGAGGATGGTGGAATATATAGGAGTAAAGGGCATTTGGAGGGTGGGGTGTAGTGACAGAAATACCCTTTTTGGTTAGTGAGGTTCTTGGCCTCTTGTTTCCGGGGATTAAGGCATATATGTCTCCTTCTGTATTTGAAGTATATCTTTTTTAGCTGGTTTGGAGCTCGTAAAATTTGTGAATTGTGCATACAATTGTTTGAAATCCTAGGAAACTTCAATTTTCATATGATGTCATGTGCTACGACAAAAACCAATCAACTACATTAATTTGATAAAAAAACATGAAAAAATAGTAGCATAAATTGCAAGCTGTTGACAGTTTACTGCTGGTCCTTTTGTGTTCTGTATATATGAGCATAATCATCTTTTTTGTGACACCGTTTCGTGCAATAGAAGGACAAGACACccgctcaaaaaaaaaaaggacaaGACACAAGCTCCACACATCATAGCACCCTTTGGAAACCTAAAAAGCTAACTTAGAAATGGTTCTGGTAATGGCACACCACACACTGAATTTTCATGCACTACCTTAACAAGTTAACGAGCTTCTAAACACAGTTATGTCAGCTTCATGACTGGGCGACACGTATAATTAACCAGCCAAGGATTCAGTTGCGGTGGCATGACCACGTGACTATGATTTGAGGGTGTGAAGGGATCATCCGACATGGTATTTGTGGCAAGTAGCTGATGAATTTGTTGGCCCAATTTTGAACACGTACGTACTGGACCGATGCAACCTGTGAATAAGTTTATCTTGTTCTTGATTCGTTCTTATGCCTTTTCACCTACAATTGGGAAAACAAAGGTTGAATATGCTAGGAATTGAAGTCAACTCAAGATGACATGAGAGAAGCAAGTTgttctcctttccctctccttctccagTTGCGTGGTTGGCAATTATATATAAGAAATCTACCACGTGAAGTTCATCTTAGTTTGGCCAATGAACTGTTCGTTTCCGAAAATTTCCTCCAAAAAATCGTACGAATTTCAGAATCTTATGCAGGTAGCTACGTGTGTTGGTGATGAACAGGGCTACGATCTGGTTCCGTATAACTCCTATGGTATTCGTGTTTTAGGGAAGTTGTGTATTCTTGCGTCAGGTGATTTTATCAACGAAAGCTGCACTAAACCATATATTTCCTAGATTAACTTTAAACTAGAGCAATACCGATATAATTTAATCATACTTTTTCTCATTAGCTGGATAGATTAATGCACCATCTAATTCTTAGCTTTCTCTATCTAATAAATATGAGAACGGGACAAACATTGTGAAACAGATGTAGCATCTtgtaaaaggaaaaaaaatccaTTTTATGGCTCAATTTTCTTTCTAATTAACTACGTGTGGCCATTTTGTAATTGAAATTTTGCAAAatggaaaagaaagaaagaatagTCATTGCAGAACCTTAAGTACATATATGCTTCAAGCAAAAAAAAAGGATATATCACGAATAAGCTCAATCTCTTCGCCAACTAGTAAAGATAATTGTGCACTTCTCCAGAGTATTCGCATCTAATATTATTCTTTCTCCGTGATAATTAGCAATAACACTAGTACAGTGCAGAGTATCACAAGACATATTCTGAAAGCATTTCCGTACAAGATTAGAACCAACGCTTATGTCCACATTTAGTGCAAAACCTAGCATCTAAACAAGTTGTTAGATGAAAGAACTTTATTAAATAACAAATTCCAGCCTATGTACTAAATTGATACACGTAGCCGCCCTTACGATAAAAAGAGAGAAGAAATAAAGATAATGGAACTCAGAATAAATAAAACTGTTGGAATTTCGTGCCGGTTTATTTGGAGTGGCGAAACAGAAACTAAATGCATGCTTCATAGTATATGCTTCTGCGGCAGTGGAGGAACTAGACCTAGACGACAAATCATCGATGCGGTTATTCCCATCGTTCATCTTAATATCAGATACCCTAGATAGGCATTTGATCCTTACCAATCTCAGTTAAACAATGCAAGCACAAATGCTTCTGCATTCCTATCTGATCTCACTTTTGATAGCATTTATTTGCAGGCGTTTGTCCTCCCATAAGGAACCAAGAAAGAATAACTTCACTCTTATCTGAAGAAAAAGAATATAATCCTGATGTGTAGGTGTGAGGAAATATTGCTTTCAGCTAGTACTCAAATAATATACCCTTTAGTTGCATTGATTGGTGCCATGTTTCACATGCATGGCGCTAGGAATCCCGTTAGTCTAACCCTCAGCTAGCTGCCGCCTGATGCTGCCACTCAGGAGTCAGGAACACTCCTGAATTAACCTTTTATCATATATTCTTCAGGCCAGATTCAGAGAATCAAATGGACAAATGTCATGTTCTTGGCCAACCACTTGTTCCATGCGGACTGCAGGCTAGCAGCAGCAGGTGGCGTTGCAGTCAGTTCTGATCACCACCAACCTGAAGAGATAACatttttttttctatattttcTTGCCGCCTTTTAATTTCTCGTTGATTCTCATTGAGTGAAGTTTCTGTTCTTAGCAGTGCGGCATTTTGATGAGACTGGAGGCTGCTCAACACCTGTGGAAGTGAAGGGTTGGGTTGGGTGTGTGTGGTTGTGTTGCCATCACAGGAACTGGTCTGACTTTCTGTAGTTTTCTGACGCCTGATCAACGACCTAATGAAATGATGTGTCACAATTAGCTGGTTAATTAAACTTATCTGTTTGCCATAGTTTTTCGGTTCTTTTGCGCCACTTGTCTGCTTGCCCAGTGGGAAGTAGGCAGCTGGGTGTCGGCATATAAACtgggagagaaaaaaaaaactcaggATAAAGGGATCATGACAAAACTTTTACATGAAAAGAATTGACATCAAGGTTCCTGCTGAGAGAATCATCTAATTTGTGGGACTGCAAATCCTTGTACTTCTCATTTTATTATTCTCGGTTTTTGTCCAAACTGTTTCTTCCAGAACCTGTCAAAAGGAAGCAGGGCTGTAACGACACCACAATAAAGGAAACGCCACGAAAATTAAAAGTTCATTTACAACATTCTCAAACTTTCACGGTGTACCTGTCAGGCTGAGGTCCCAACTCTCTTGTAAAGCCTTATATTCTTCTTTCTTCTCCTGCAAGATATCAACGTAGGGTTCAAAATAAAAACAAAAAGATAAAAGCAATATCGTCGCCTTTCTCTCAGACCACTGAAATGCATGTGCATTGCACGACGATCAGAAACAGACTCGATAAGTCACATTCCTCTGATTGGCTGCTGTCAGTGCGACTCTTCTAATTTATAATCTGCTCGAGGTTCTAATCCAATCCGTCTACCAAACAGCGACCGTTTTTTGCGATGTGTTGCAAATTGCATTGTCATCCAGGTCATGACGACGTAGATTTCAACATGACTTCAGGAATGTGACAAGTGCAGTGACAGCTAATTTCTGCTACATGATGCTCATATTCTAAATTACAGGTCGTTTTGACAAATCTAAATATATAGATTTTGCTACCATACTATGTTTAGATATAtaacaaaatatatatatctagatttatCAAAATGATctactacaatttggaacggagtgAGTATTGTTAAAAAACAGAAACATAGATTAATCATGGCATAGCTAAATGCACATCTGTTATTACGACTCAACAAGAGATTTGCAAGTTAGAGGTGCAGCACGCCAAACAGACTACTGTCCTGCACATCTAGTCTCTAGTGTTatattatatatgtatatatatatatattatatatatatccttgctGCCTCCTCCCACCGTAAAACAGTACAGGTGATGTTTTGGATATCGACACGTGGCCAAAAGTCGAAACTCAAGTTAACCACTATTTTTCACTGTGCCAGCGTAATTACTGCAGTGGAAACAGACACCATGTATTCAAAGCTTAAAATGTTTTGAGTGCATGCAACACAGACCGTCACTTGTATATTTTTGACATGCGTGAGCCAATACTGATCAGTCTCCTCACATGGTTAGTCGTGTTCCATCAACCTAATGAAGTAGTATCGACGAAGCTAGCTGCTGGTGGAAAAGAAGACAGAGAAATAAAGATCCACCACGGAAAACCTGCAGCCACACACGGCCGCTTTAATTTAGACATATGCCCAACCCGTTTAACCACCCCTTTTTCTCCTCCAACCGGCTCCCCACTACGCCCTGCATCACAAGTTCACAACCGAACGAGAGGTTAGGGGAGCAGGGAGCTCATACATGCCACGCACACTCCTCCTTCTTCAGCTCTTTGCCATGTGAGTAACAAGGCGAAGTGGGGTTATTGTTGCCCTGGTGGTCACCGGGCGTCGCCATCAGCTCGGAGGTTCAGTCAATTAATCAGATAGCACACAAAGGAAACTAATGGCTAGACAGATCGATAGATGGCCGGCATAGCAAACTAAACTAAGATTTTTACTACTCCCCCAATGCAGAGTGCGTGGCGTTTACAATTGGCAATGGTCGCGCACAACGAAACGGCGCCGCTTTGTGGCTTCCATCCATTGGCAGTTCGACAGCAGAACGCAACGGGTGCAGGTGTGGACTGTGCTTGCCATCATGGACAAAGAAGAAGGGCTGCTTTGCACTAGGGGTCGATACGGGATCGAAGGCCGGCCGCAGctggaaagaaagaaagaaagaaaaaaacttGTGGTGCGGAGAAGATCGTGATCTGGACGATCTGCGGGGAAAGGAGGGCGCATAGCAGCTCGCGCGCAAGACGAACATGACATGTGCGTCGGCAGCTGGTCTAGACAAGACGGACAGGCTACTGAATCCCGCTAGTGCTCGAGGTTGATTCAGAGGGCCAGGGGGTACGTACGGTGTCGAGGTCGAACAGGAGTTGCTCTCTGATCCTTGCCTTAGGCCGGCAAACAGCTGGGCTTGGGAGCTTTTGTGTCCATGGAGAAAAGAGATGGCTAGAGAGTTAGCTCTTGCCTCTTGGAGGTGGTACGAGATGCTGGTGTAGTGTAGCTTCTGCCCCTAAGGAAAACATGCTCAAGTTTCTGCAGAAATTATGTCCGAGGCAATTCAAGAAGGGTGTCCTCGTGCAGGCAATTGATTGTTTTCGCTCTTAACACTTTGTGTACCAGTGTATAGTAAGAGCCCTTTTAGGTAAGTATATTATAGCCGTCTAATAGATGGTCTCATACAACGATACGTCACCATGAGACGACTGAACGGACAACAGGTTGTCATTTTTTTATCTCGTAGTAGTACAATATCTCATAAGTTATGGAATGAAAAAAATAATATTGTGAGTAGCACGACAACAACAACTTGTATAATGGTGAGTATGTGGTCTTACGGTAAGTACATTGCTACACGTCAGCGGTCTTATAGGTTATCTCATGCAAATCCACGTAGGATTTTTTATTAGGTGGCGTAGAGAGAGTGAGGAGAGAGAATAAGATGGTTGTTTCGTGAGACAAGCGCCTCATAGACTAAAATTTAGGAATATGAGATTACTTTCTCACCATTGTACGAGTTGTTGTTACCATGCAACTCACAATATTTCCTTTTTCTATGCACAAATTATGAAATTATGTATTTACTATGAGACAACTTATAATATGAGACAACTTATAAGACAACCTATTGTATGTATTGTTTGTTATATCATCTCAAGATAACACGGCAATGCATGAGACCGTCTATTAAACTAGACCAATATACTTGCGTTTATAATCCTTAATTTTTGGCTATAAGGCAATTGTTTCACGAAGCAACGACCTTATTCTTTCTCCTTCTCATATCTCCTTTACATCATCAAAAATCTTACATAGTTCTGCATGAGATAATCTTTGAAACCGCTAACATGTAGCGATATATTTGCGCTTATGAGGTACTTTCATCAAACCATAACTCGGAATTTAGGTACTAAAGTTCAATCTCTCTCTAGATATGGTTTATTTACGGTACCTCCCGAGGTTTGCAAAAAAGCAACTCTGTACTTAGAGGTAGAGAGTGACCGGATTGCACAGCTGAGGCTGATCATACTTACCGATGACTGAAAAGCTACTGCGGCCATGGCAGGTAGCGTGACTAACAATGCTAACTATATACAATGGAAAACGGATCCACGAAGAAGATTTGCTTTATTTATGGAGTCCAGTAATAATAAATGTACCATTAGTCGATCATTCCCTGAGGGGTGTCCTAGTAATAATAAAATTACCATCAGTTGACCATGCCGCCTTTAGGGGTGCCTTGACAATCAGACATCACAATTTTCTCGACAATACTCGCTCCACcagggatgcaagttatatatattttggatTATTGGATTGATCCAAAAAGTTGATAAAATAAACTAAAATGATATTCTGCGTAAATAATTTAGGAGAACAGAATGGACTAAAGTGGCTTGTCATCATAACTAATTAGCTCACCTAAAAATACTATTGGGTACCCACTTGCATCCTTACCCTCCACCCTTAAATACAAGGTGTCCAAGTATTAAAATTTGTTCGCAAATATAAGGAATTATATGCATATTTAAGTATTTCTTCATTTAATTTGCCTCCGAGTCTGCAGGATTAGTTTGGCTGATTGGTGGACTAGTTGAAGTGGTCTTCATATTATCCGCAACAGCCATTAAAACAATTGGATAACACAAGTCCTCACATTATAACTCAGGGGTATATGCGTCTTTTATCAATTTCTTCTAATTTGTCATAAATCTTTAAAATAACTTGTATTTCAAGACGGAGATAATAGCTCTAATATCCACACAAAGATACAATTAACTTAGACCGAGATGCTACTAACCCTTTGTGAACCACTTATTGGTAACTTT is part of the Panicum hallii strain FIL2 chromosome 2, PHallii_v3.1, whole genome shotgun sequence genome and encodes:
- the LOC112883237 gene encoding homeobox-leucine zipper protein HOX25-like, whose amino-acid sequence is MDPGRNMISSAVPFRAAGEGGAQVFLFGGGGGFLRGAPVVGAAGAADGWRRKRPFQLTAHEELQLQLELGDDELAGFDYELHGGPQERTKRRLTAEQVRELELSFEEEKRKLEPERKSELARRLGIAPRQVAVWFQNRRARWKAKQLEQDFDRLRAAHDELLAGRDALLADNDRLRSQVITLTDKLQAKESSVPASALQAAAYAPFEQDQLCTETAITGGAAPAAGYTGGAGDSPESYLASARSPPSSSEDDCGGGDGDGGAFFLPDPDALLAAAAEEDGAQLSNWAWLWNEQQY